The following coding sequences are from one Pseudomonas mendocina window:
- a CDS encoding OprD family outer membrane porin has translation MKPLYALLPLLVATQVAQADFIKDSKGSLQIRNYYFDHDFQGGPGLDEMREWAQGFILKADSGYTEGPVQFGLSFIGMTGFQLDSSPDRTGTGLLSFNPRTREVNDNYSKAGISARFKVSNTELQVGHMTPLLPIMFPVTARLFPPLFRGGMVTSGEIDGLTLRGGYFDRQKYRDSTEDAKLRVSGLNGRFNGTAESSGFMFGGGDYKLLDNLTGSYYYAQLNDIYKQHYVGLTHTTPLGPGALKSEAYYFDSSEDGAAKAGRVDNGNLNLNAAYTLGANTFSLGYMHLSGDTGMPYLASIDPYVMVGGALATEYLNPKERVWQFKHDYDFARHGLPGLKTQIRFIQGRNIHEPVADGNGEEWERDLEVSYVVQSGSLAGLGLRLRHGHYQNNFSRDVEQTRVNIDYTLALW, from the coding sequence ATGAAACCGCTATACGCACTGCTTCCTCTGCTGGTTGCCACACAGGTCGCCCAGGCCGACTTCATCAAGGACAGCAAAGGTTCGCTGCAGATTCGCAACTACTACTTCGACCATGATTTCCAGGGCGGTCCAGGCCTGGACGAAATGCGTGAATGGGCCCAGGGCTTCATTCTCAAGGCCGACTCGGGCTACACCGAAGGGCCGGTGCAGTTCGGCCTGAGCTTCATCGGCATGACCGGCTTTCAGCTCGATTCCAGCCCGGATCGCACCGGCACCGGCCTGCTGTCGTTCAACCCGCGCACCCGTGAGGTCAACGACAACTATTCCAAGGCCGGTATCTCGGCACGCTTCAAGGTCTCCAACACCGAACTGCAAGTCGGCCACATGACGCCGCTGCTGCCGATCATGTTCCCGGTGACCGCGCGCCTGTTCCCGCCACTGTTCCGCGGTGGCATGGTGACCTCCGGCGAGATCGATGGGCTGACCTTGCGCGGCGGTTACTTCGACCGGCAGAAATACCGCGACTCCACCGAAGACGCCAAGCTGCGCGTCAGCGGCCTCAATGGCCGTTTCAACGGCACTGCGGAGTCCAGCGGTTTCATGTTTGGCGGAGGCGACTACAAGCTGCTCGATAACCTCACCGGCTCGTACTACTACGCGCAACTGAACGACATCTACAAGCAGCACTACGTCGGCCTGACCCACACCACACCTCTCGGCCCGGGCGCGCTGAAGAGCGAGGCCTATTACTTCGACAGCAGTGAGGACGGTGCGGCCAAGGCCGGCCGCGTCGACAACGGCAACCTCAACCTGAACGCTGCCTACACCCTGGGCGCCAACACCTTCAGCCTGGGTTACATGCACCTGAGCGGCGATACCGGCATGCCGTACCTGGCCAGCATCGACCCCTACGTGATGGTCGGCGGCGCCCTGGCCACCGAGTACCTGAACCCCAAGGAGCGCGTGTGGCAGTTCAAGCACGACTATGACTTCGCCAGGCATGGCTTGCCGGGCCTGAAGACGCAGATCCGCTTCATTCAGGGCCGCAACATCCACGAGCCGGTGGCCGACGGCAACGGCGAAGAGTGGGAACGCGATCTGGAGGTGTCCTACGTGGTGCAGAGCGGCAGCCTGGCCGGTCTCGGCCTGCGTCTGCGCCACGGCCACTACCAGAACAACTTCAGCCGTGATGTCGAGCAGACCCGCGTCAACATCGACTACACCCTGGCACTCTGGTAA
- a CDS encoding ABC transporter substrate-binding protein, translating to MKKLIPLLLSAAVSTAVHADINIGLVLSTTGPGASLGIPEQNTVALLPQEIAGQRINYTVLDDATDSTAATRAARKLVSENKVDLLIGSSTVPTSAAVAQVARETNTPQIALAPFAPNGDARHWIFTVAQTNLLMADALVNHMQENGVKTVGYIGYNDVWGEDWHKALEELLPKAGIKLVRNERFNRTDSSVSGQALKIKAANPDAVLIGATGTPAALPHTELRRLGYKGPIYHTHGAANSAFLRIGGKDLEGSILAVGPVVVWDQLPDSHPSKAPGKHYAEAYEAKYGAGSLSPFGAYLYDAMQLVEAAIPSALQGSEAGTVEFRQKLRDALEQSNGVAGSHGVYSLSADDHFGHDQRARALITIKDGQWQLLEAPQ from the coding sequence ATGAAGAAACTGATCCCTCTGCTGCTCAGCGCGGCGGTGAGCACTGCCGTGCACGCCGACATCAACATCGGCCTGGTGCTATCCACCACCGGCCCCGGCGCCTCGCTCGGCATTCCCGAGCAGAACACCGTGGCCCTGCTGCCTCAGGAAATCGCCGGACAGCGCATCAACTACACCGTGCTCGACGATGCTACCGACAGCACGGCGGCCACCCGCGCGGCACGCAAGCTGGTGAGCGAGAACAAGGTCGACCTGCTGATCGGTTCGTCCACCGTGCCGACCTCCGCCGCCGTGGCTCAGGTCGCCCGCGAGACCAACACACCGCAGATCGCCCTGGCCCCCTTCGCCCCCAATGGCGACGCCAGGCACTGGATCTTCACCGTGGCGCAAACCAACCTGCTGATGGCCGACGCCCTGGTCAACCACATGCAGGAGAACGGCGTGAAGACCGTCGGCTACATCGGCTACAACGACGTCTGGGGCGAGGATTGGCACAAGGCCCTGGAAGAGCTGCTACCGAAAGCCGGCATCAAGCTGGTGCGCAATGAACGCTTCAACCGTACCGACTCCAGCGTCAGCGGCCAGGCCCTGAAGATCAAGGCGGCCAACCCGGACGCCGTGCTGATCGGCGCCACCGGCACACCGGCCGCTCTGCCACACACCGAACTGCGGCGCCTTGGTTACAAGGGCCCGATCTATCACACCCATGGCGCCGCCAACAGCGCCTTCCTGCGCATCGGCGGCAAGGATCTGGAAGGCTCGATTCTCGCCGTCGGCCCGGTGGTGGTCTGGGATCAACTGCCGGACAGCCACCCATCCAAAGCCCCCGGCAAGCACTACGCCGAAGCCTACGAGGCCAAGTACGGCGCCGGCAGCCTGTCGCCGTTCGGTGCCTATCTGTACGACGCCATGCAACTGGTCGAAGCCGCCATCCCGAGTGCGCTGCAAGGCAGCGAGGCCGGCACCGTCGAATTCCGCCAGAAACTGCGTGACGCCCTCGAGCAATCGAACGGCGTCGCCGGCAGCCATGGCGTGTACAGCCTCTCGGCTGACGACCACTTCGGCCACGACCAGCGTGCCCGCGCGCTGATCACCATCAAGGACGGTCAGTGGCAGCTGCTCGAGGCCCCGCAATAA
- a CDS encoding ABC transporter ATP-binding protein — translation MSSLLQVKGLSISYGKVAAVRSLDLEVAQGSIVSLIGPNGAGKTTLMSALIGLLPSSGDILFDGQALLPHHDVAHRVGQGMLLVPESRELFSEMSVEDNLQLGAFSRRRQGHRDHAQTLEEIYGLFPRLRERRQQASGTLSGGERQMLAIGRALMGKPRLLLLDEPSLGLAPRVIGEIFEIIQNLRASGVSILLVEQNARAALKISDYGYVLEVGEKVLQGPAAELAEDQRVIETYLGRKSAKAAPAVSQAVAAH, via the coding sequence ATGAGCAGCCTGCTGCAGGTCAAAGGCCTGTCGATCAGCTACGGCAAGGTGGCGGCGGTACGCAGCCTCGACCTTGAGGTAGCGCAAGGCAGCATCGTCAGCCTGATCGGCCCCAACGGCGCCGGCAAGACCACACTGATGTCGGCGCTGATCGGTTTGCTGCCGTCCTCCGGGGACATCCTCTTCGATGGACAGGCGCTGTTACCCCACCACGATGTGGCGCACCGCGTCGGCCAGGGCATGCTGCTGGTGCCGGAAAGCCGCGAGCTGTTCAGTGAGATGAGCGTCGAGGACAACCTCCAGCTCGGCGCCTTCAGCCGGCGCCGCCAGGGTCATCGCGATCATGCGCAGACGCTGGAGGAAATTTACGGCCTGTTCCCCCGCCTGCGCGAACGGCGCCAGCAGGCCTCCGGCACGCTGTCCGGCGGTGAGCGGCAGATGCTCGCCATCGGCCGCGCGCTGATGGGCAAGCCACGCCTGCTGCTGCTCGACGAACCGAGCCTGGGCCTGGCGCCACGGGTCATCGGCGAAATCTTCGAGATCATCCAGAACCTGCGTGCCAGCGGTGTTTCCATCCTGCTGGTGGAACAGAACGCCCGCGCCGCACTGAAGATTTCCGACTACGGCTACGTACTGGAGGTCGGCGAAAAGGTACTGCAAGGCCCGGCCGCCGAGCTGGCCGAGGACCAGCGTGTGATCGAGACCTACCTCGGTCGCAAGTCTGCCAAGGCCGCACCTGCGGTCAGTCAGGCCGTGGCGGCGCACTAA